One region of Streptomyces sp. NBC_00442 genomic DNA includes:
- a CDS encoding MBL fold metallo-hydrolase produces the protein MIHPPPEQLTLGDVTVTRVKEFYGSARMSPGQFFPDSPDGSWGEQRAWLAPDFWDPATDECHTAIQSWLLRSEGRTILVDTGVGNHKDRPYAPVWSRLDTGYLANLAAAGVRPEDVDLVINTHLHIDHVGWNTRLDGRSWVPTFPNATYLMNRRDFDFWDPANGNESVLGRGNQNVFEDSVTPVHRAGLTRLWEGSYRIDKNLRLDLAAGHTPGSSVLTLESGGDRALFVGDLVHTALQIAEPTTNSCFCEDPVESRATRHRLLGRAADTTMLVFPAHFGGHGAAEVARDGAKFAIKQWAPFSRLPPC, from the coding sequence ATGATTCACCCTCCACCCGAGCAGCTCACCCTTGGCGACGTCACCGTCACCCGTGTCAAGGAGTTCTACGGCTCGGCCCGGATGTCGCCCGGCCAGTTCTTTCCCGACAGCCCCGACGGCTCGTGGGGCGAGCAACGGGCTTGGCTGGCGCCCGACTTCTGGGACCCGGCAACGGACGAGTGCCACACCGCGATCCAGTCCTGGCTGCTGCGCAGCGAGGGACGCACCATCCTCGTCGACACGGGGGTGGGCAACCACAAGGACCGGCCCTATGCGCCCGTGTGGAGCCGTCTGGACACCGGCTACCTCGCCAATCTCGCCGCGGCGGGGGTGCGGCCCGAGGACGTCGACCTCGTGATCAACACCCATCTGCACATCGACCACGTCGGCTGGAACACCCGTCTCGACGGCCGGAGTTGGGTGCCGACCTTCCCCAACGCCACCTATCTGATGAACCGGCGCGACTTCGACTTCTGGGATCCGGCCAACGGCAACGAGAGCGTGCTGGGGCGCGGGAATCAGAACGTGTTCGAGGACAGCGTCACGCCGGTCCACCGGGCCGGGCTCACCCGTCTGTGGGAGGGGTCGTACCGGATCGACAAGAACCTGCGTCTCGACCTCGCCGCGGGACACACGCCCGGCTCTTCGGTGCTCACTCTGGAATCCGGCGGCGACCGGGCCCTGTTCGTCGGGGATCTGGTGCACACCGCGCTGCAGATCGCGGAGCCCACGACCAACTCCTGCTTCTGCGAGGACCCGGTGGAGTCCCGCGCGACCCGGCACAGACTGCTCGGCCGCGCCGCCGACACCACCATGCTCGTCTTCCCCGCGCACTTCGGCGGCCATGGTGCGGCCGAAGTCGCGCGCGACGGTGCGAAGTTCGCGATCAAGCAGTGGGCGCCCTTCTCGCGCCTGCCCCCTTGCTGA
- a CDS encoding helix-turn-helix domain-containing protein — MNAPGPLGTFLLARRARLRPEDVGLRDLGPRRRVAGLRREELAQLAGVSVSYYARLEQGLSRGASAEVLDAIGRALLLDAHERAHLDRLADAARHAPRMRRPRPEKLADETRDLLRAVDGVPAIVLGRRMDVLAWNALGHALLAGHLDPRDPDEPARRPNMSRMLFLDPHGRELYADWKRKARAVVGNLRVAVGRHPEDALLAELIGELTMKSEEFVALWRDHRVAPCDAATYELRHPVVGAVTVTQQALSVARSPGQVLTVCTTAAGSPSESALALLRQARARF, encoded by the coding sequence ATGAACGCACCCGGACCCCTCGGCACCTTCCTTCTGGCCCGACGGGCGCGGCTGCGACCCGAGGATGTCGGCCTGCGCGACCTCGGGCCCCGCAGGCGCGTGGCAGGACTGCGCCGGGAGGAACTGGCCCAACTGGCGGGCGTCAGCGTCTCGTACTACGCACGGCTCGAACAGGGCTTGTCGCGCGGCGCGTCGGCCGAGGTGCTCGACGCGATCGGACGCGCCCTCCTGCTCGACGCCCACGAACGCGCACACCTCGATCGCCTCGCCGACGCCGCCCGCCACGCGCCCCGAATGCGCCGCCCGCGCCCGGAAAAGCTCGCCGACGAGACGCGCGACCTGCTCCGAGCCGTCGACGGCGTGCCCGCGATCGTGCTCGGCCGCCGTATGGACGTCCTGGCCTGGAACGCTCTCGGACACGCCCTGCTCGCAGGACATCTCGACCCCCGCGACCCGGACGAGCCGGCACGGCGCCCCAACATGAGCCGGATGCTGTTCCTCGACCCCCACGGCCGTGAGCTGTACGCCGACTGGAAGCGCAAGGCCCGCGCGGTGGTCGGCAACCTGCGCGTCGCCGTCGGCCGGCACCCCGAAGACGCGCTCCTCGCGGAGCTGATCGGTGAACTGACCATGAAGAGCGAGGAGTTCGTGGCGTTGTGGCGCGACCACCGCGTGGCGCCGTGCGACGCCGCCACCTATGAGCTGCGCCATCCGGTCGTCGGTGCGGTGACGGTGACGCAGCAGGCCCTGTCGGTCGCCCGTTCACCGGGGCAGGTGCTCACCGTGTGCACCACCGCCGCGGGCTCACCCTCCGAAAGCGCCCTCGCGCTGCTGCGGCAGGCGCGAGCCAGGTTCTGA